The Papaver somniferum cultivar HN1 chromosome 3, ASM357369v1, whole genome shotgun sequence genome includes a region encoding these proteins:
- the LOC113357962 gene encoding tRNA:m(4)X modification enzyme TRM13 homolog isoform X1 produces the protein MEKSASSCTFWLPRKNRFCANFRSHDSQFCGNHNPKFEAQRIPCPLDPSHLILGENVEAHIKVCPFFKQAQSLMLQPFYKKGINSGREEDSVLGNVEEVGTLVNGSEDIITSVMKRNAVYKMTVFEFYELIRKIEAVYVLTYSDIRESFKEPEACGIWMNREEVDRNVPFQEKHVLQQVSILGNLEEFGVLENPTMLDGVVSSEYANKRPAVVEFGAGRGYLTQTLADCYGIKKILLVERNSYRLKADRSLRQKESLILERLRIDIEDLDLNAVESLKGIPYLAIGKHLCGPATDLTLRCCLPRQTIGDVHSSDPCNLRGLAIATCCHHLCQYKQYINKSYLSDLGIKKDDFHAITWLTSWAIDADHGSDLSDLVDQGLHLSSIEKKACDGVVSGVEEIVKSMTAIERAILGLKCKAIIDMGRLKWVKQLSGFTSDLVKYVPSSISPENHLLVAKYR, from the exons ATGGAAAAATCAGCTTCAAGTTGTACGTTCTGGCTACCCAGGAAGAACCGATTCTGTGCAAACTTCCGTAGCCATGATTCTCA ATTTTGTGGAAATCACAACCCCAAGTTCGAAGCTCAAAGAATCCCTTGCCCACTTGACCCATCTCA CTTGATACTAGGTGAAAATGTTGAAGCACATATCAAAGTATGCCCATTTTTTAAGCAAGCACAATCTTTGATGCTTCAACCTTTTTACAAAAAAGGTATTAATAGTGGTAGAGAAGAGGATTCTGTGTTGGGAAATGTGGAAGAGGTGGGTACATTAGTTAATGGGTCTGAGGATATTATCACATCAGTGATGAAAAGGAATGCTGTGTATAAAATGACCGTGTTTGAGTTTTATGAGCTGATTAGAAAGATTGAGGCGGTTTATGTATTGACATATTCTGATATAAGAGAGTCATTTAAGGAACCGGAAGCTTGTGGGATATGGATGAACAGAGAAGAAGTAGACAG GAATGTACCCTTTCAAGAGAAACATGTTCTGCAACAAGTCTCAATTCTTGGAAACTTGGAAGAATTTGGGGTGTTGGAAAATCCTACAATGTTGGATGGTGTCGTGTCATCTGAATATGCTAACAAGAGACCTGCCGTAGTTGAATTTGGAGCTGGTAGAGGATATCTGACCCAAACACTTGCGGATTGTTACGGAATAAAGAAAATACTTTTAGTCGAAAGGAATTCCTACAGGCTTAAG GCAGATCGAAGTTTGCGTCAAAAAGAAAGCCTGATATTAGAGCGTTTGAGGATTGACA TAGAAGATTTGGACTTGAATGCTGTTGAGTCTTTGAAGGGGATTCCTTACCTTGCTATTGGGAAACATCTTTGTGGGCCTGCAACAG ATTTGACTCTTAGATGCTGCCTCCCTAGGCAAACCATTGGAGATGTACATTCTAGTGATCCTTGCAACCTGAGAGGTCTTGCAATTGCAACATGCTGCCATCATCTTTGCCAATATAAACAATACATAA ATAAAAGCTATTTATCAGATTTGGGAATCAAAAAAGATGATTTCCATGCGATTACATGGCTTACCAGCTGGGCAATAGATGCGGATCACGGCTCAGATCTTTCTGATTTGGTGGATCAAGGATTACACTTGAGTTCCAT TGAGAAGAAAGCATGTGATGGGGTTGTCAGTGGTGTTGAAGAAATCGTAAAGAGTATGACAGCGATAGAGAGGGCAATACTAGGTTTGAAGTGCAAAGCTATTATCGATATGGGTAGGCTGAAGTGGGTTAAGCAGCTCAGTGGTTTCACATCAGACCTTGTTAAGTATGTCCCATCTAGCATCTCTCCTGAAAACCATTTACTGGTAGCCAAGTACAGATAA
- the LOC113357962 gene encoding tRNA:m(4)X modification enzyme TRM13-like isoform X2 yields the protein MEKSASSCTFWLPRKNRFCANFRSHDSQFCGNHNPKFEAQRIPCPLDPSHLILGENVEAHIKVCPFFKQAQSLMLQPFYKKGINSGREEDSVLGNVEEVGTLVNGSEDIITSVMKRNAVYKMTVFEFYELIRKIEAVYVLTYSDIRESFKEPEACGIWMNREEVDRNVPFQEKHVLQQVSILGNLEEFGVLENPTMLDGVVSSEYANKRPAVVEFGAGRGYLTQTLADCYGIKKILLVERNSYRLKADRSLRQKESLILERLRIDIEDLDLNAVESLKGIPYLAIGKHLCGPATDLTLRCCLPRQTIGDVHSSDPCNLRGLAIATCCHHLCQYKQYINKSYLSDLGIKKDDFHAITWLTSWAIDADHGSDLSDLVDQGLHLSSIKHVMGLSVVLKKS from the exons ATGGAAAAATCAGCTTCAAGTTGTACGTTCTGGCTACCCAGGAAGAACCGATTCTGTGCAAACTTCCGTAGCCATGATTCTCA ATTTTGTGGAAATCACAACCCCAAGTTCGAAGCTCAAAGAATCCCTTGCCCACTTGACCCATCTCA CTTGATACTAGGTGAAAATGTTGAAGCACATATCAAAGTATGCCCATTTTTTAAGCAAGCACAATCTTTGATGCTTCAACCTTTTTACAAAAAAGGTATTAATAGTGGTAGAGAAGAGGATTCTGTGTTGGGAAATGTGGAAGAGGTGGGTACATTAGTTAATGGGTCTGAGGATATTATCACATCAGTGATGAAAAGGAATGCTGTGTATAAAATGACCGTGTTTGAGTTTTATGAGCTGATTAGAAAGATTGAGGCGGTTTATGTATTGACATATTCTGATATAAGAGAGTCATTTAAGGAACCGGAAGCTTGTGGGATATGGATGAACAGAGAAGAAGTAGACAG GAATGTACCCTTTCAAGAGAAACATGTTCTGCAACAAGTCTCAATTCTTGGAAACTTGGAAGAATTTGGGGTGTTGGAAAATCCTACAATGTTGGATGGTGTCGTGTCATCTGAATATGCTAACAAGAGACCTGCCGTAGTTGAATTTGGAGCTGGTAGAGGATATCTGACCCAAACACTTGCGGATTGTTACGGAATAAAGAAAATACTTTTAGTCGAAAGGAATTCCTACAGGCTTAAG GCAGATCGAAGTTTGCGTCAAAAAGAAAGCCTGATATTAGAGCGTTTGAGGATTGACA TAGAAGATTTGGACTTGAATGCTGTTGAGTCTTTGAAGGGGATTCCTTACCTTGCTATTGGGAAACATCTTTGTGGGCCTGCAACAG ATTTGACTCTTAGATGCTGCCTCCCTAGGCAAACCATTGGAGATGTACATTCTAGTGATCCTTGCAACCTGAGAGGTCTTGCAATTGCAACATGCTGCCATCATCTTTGCCAATATAAACAATACATAA ATAAAAGCTATTTATCAGATTTGGGAATCAAAAAAGATGATTTCCATGCGATTACATGGCTTACCAGCTGGGCAATAGATGCGGATCACGGCTCAGATCTTTCTGATTTGGTGGATCAAGGATTACACTTGAGTTCCAT AAAGCATGTGATGGGGTTGTCAGTGGTGTTGAAGAAATCGTAA
- the LOC113357962 gene encoding tRNA:m(4)X modification enzyme TRM13-like isoform X3 — MEKSASSCTFWLPRKNRFCANFRSHDSQFCGNHNPKFEAQRIPCPLDPSHLILGENVEAHIKVCPFFKQAQSLMLQPFYKKGINSGREEDSVLGNVEEVGTLVNGSEDIITSVMKRNAVYKMTVFEFYELIRKIEAVYVLTYSDIRESFKEPEACGIWMNREEVDRNVPFQEKHVLQQVSILGNLEEFGVLENPTMLDGVVSSEYANKRPAVVEFGAGRGYLTQTLADCYGIKKILLVERNSYRLKADRSLRQKESLILERLRIDIEDLDLNAVESLKGIPYLAIGKHLCGPATDLTLRCCLPRQTIGDVHSSDPCNLRGLAIATCCHHLCQYKQYINKSYLSDLGIKKDDFHAITWLTSWAIDADHGSDLSDLVDQGLHLSSIM, encoded by the exons ATGGAAAAATCAGCTTCAAGTTGTACGTTCTGGCTACCCAGGAAGAACCGATTCTGTGCAAACTTCCGTAGCCATGATTCTCA ATTTTGTGGAAATCACAACCCCAAGTTCGAAGCTCAAAGAATCCCTTGCCCACTTGACCCATCTCA CTTGATACTAGGTGAAAATGTTGAAGCACATATCAAAGTATGCCCATTTTTTAAGCAAGCACAATCTTTGATGCTTCAACCTTTTTACAAAAAAGGTATTAATAGTGGTAGAGAAGAGGATTCTGTGTTGGGAAATGTGGAAGAGGTGGGTACATTAGTTAATGGGTCTGAGGATATTATCACATCAGTGATGAAAAGGAATGCTGTGTATAAAATGACCGTGTTTGAGTTTTATGAGCTGATTAGAAAGATTGAGGCGGTTTATGTATTGACATATTCTGATATAAGAGAGTCATTTAAGGAACCGGAAGCTTGTGGGATATGGATGAACAGAGAAGAAGTAGACAG GAATGTACCCTTTCAAGAGAAACATGTTCTGCAACAAGTCTCAATTCTTGGAAACTTGGAAGAATTTGGGGTGTTGGAAAATCCTACAATGTTGGATGGTGTCGTGTCATCTGAATATGCTAACAAGAGACCTGCCGTAGTTGAATTTGGAGCTGGTAGAGGATATCTGACCCAAACACTTGCGGATTGTTACGGAATAAAGAAAATACTTTTAGTCGAAAGGAATTCCTACAGGCTTAAG GCAGATCGAAGTTTGCGTCAAAAAGAAAGCCTGATATTAGAGCGTTTGAGGATTGACA TAGAAGATTTGGACTTGAATGCTGTTGAGTCTTTGAAGGGGATTCCTTACCTTGCTATTGGGAAACATCTTTGTGGGCCTGCAACAG ATTTGACTCTTAGATGCTGCCTCCCTAGGCAAACCATTGGAGATGTACATTCTAGTGATCCTTGCAACCTGAGAGGTCTTGCAATTGCAACATGCTGCCATCATCTTTGCCAATATAAACAATACATAA ATAAAAGCTATTTATCAGATTTGGGAATCAAAAAAGATGATTTCCATGCGATTACATGGCTTACCAGCTGGGCAATAGATGCGGATCACGGCTCAGATCTTTCTGATTTGGTGGATCAAGGATTACACTTGAGTTCCAT CATGTGA